In Salvelinus namaycush isolate Seneca chromosome 37, SaNama_1.0, whole genome shotgun sequence, the following are encoded in one genomic region:
- the LOC120031448 gene encoding uncharacterized protein C7orf31-like isoform X2, with protein sequence MITVPIPKEHPYQAHISRFALFPTFRSPDDPDTGVRAASLRPLNPLVPASAPEVTVLRKTKGGPYRHEVLEAPMTTRKKTISWPGQHGFLDHPVKGEAQTQVFYPKSQKTVFPNPTLRDWDVTLSERTANMLRNVEKSHWVTSYQLHYTGTGPTNPLRLDDFHENTIDMITGKITPYTTQLRERSHPVLLPPKPRDGRKARIRQGRHTVESTYHPPVTAPAAESHSVDQTSTQNHPAGPLGTMCGHQSHQEIKGNASTQDGHPNNSHSHSELSLFRPGAGDVSGPGPAQVSGYVFPGHHLQDQGSRCERCGEERCECQVKEAREGLHHPGPGAIDPQQSNQAPRASLEKGVVEKVTDTESSLALYSRQLPHPPLNETTEVTNENNTQREVWYEDVPSSKKQSYTASGGNPFSLSQPAPALATNNTGAAYESETELSAADLVSPNIRNWRSSRNLVLGSEMTANQTLEEQDREWQNREIPIPRSISNPCIQPRPHALPSTHPGERGRCQLALLELQDSFSKSEVHRLFHSSLQGGAVNLQDNVHTGRKHRFYGFNSFYYHN encoded by the exons ATGATAACGGTTCCGATTCCAAAAGAACATCCGTATCAGGCCCACATCTCCCGCTTTGCCCTGTTCCCAACGTTCCGCTCACCAGATGACCCCGACACAGGCGTGAGAGCTGCGTCCCTACGACCTCTGAACCCTCTCGTCCCGGCCTCTGCTCCAGAGGTCACCGTGCTGAGAAAGACAAAAG GAGGTCCTTATCGTCATGAGGTACTGGAGGCACCCATGACAACCAGGAAGAAAACCATATCATGGCCAGGACAACATGGCTTCCTGGAT caccCAGTTAAGGGCGAGGCCCAGACCCAGGTATTCTACCCTAAGTCCCAGaagacagtgtttcccaaccccaCCTTGCGTGACTGGGACGTCACGCTGTCTGAACGAACAGCCAACATGCTCCGCAACGTAGAGAAGTCCCACTGGGTCACCTCCTACCAGCTTCACTACACAG GCACTGGTCCTACTAATCCATTGAGGTTGGATGACTTCCATGAGAACACCATTGACATGATCACTGGGAAGATAACTCCCTACACAACACAGCTG AGGGAGCGATCCCACCCCGTCCTGCTGCCCCCTAAACCACGAGACGGGCGCAAGGCCAGAATACGCCAGGGCCGTCATACGGTGGAGAGCACCTACCACCCTCCTGTCACTGCCCCAGCAGCAGAGTCCCACAGCGTAGACCAGACTTCCACACAGAATCACCCTGCTGGGCCTCTGGGAACTATGTGTGGTCACCAAAGTCATCAGGAGATAAAGGGGAACGCTTCTACTCAGGACGGCCATCCCAACAACAGCCACAGCCACTCAGAGCTCAGTCTATTCAGGCCTGGGGCTGGAGATGTGTCTGGGCCTGGGCCTGCTCAGGTGTCTGGGTATGTGTTCCCTGGTCACCACCTTCAAGATCAAGGCTCCAGGTGTGAGAGGTGTGGGGAGGAGAGGTGTGAGTGCCAGGTCAAGGAGGCCAGAGAAGGGCTCCATCACCCAGGGCCAGGGGCAATAGACCCCCAGCAGAGCAACCAGGCTCCCAGAGCCTCCCTGGAGAAGGGGGTGGTGGAGAaggtcacagacacagagagctCTCTGGCCTTGTACAGCCGCCAGCTGCCCCATCCTCCCCTGAATGAGACCACAGAGGTCACCAACGAGAATAACACCCAGAGAGAGGTCTGGTACGAGGACGTTCCTAGCAGCAAGAAGCAGAGCTACACAGCATCAGGGGGTAACCCGTTCAGCCTGAGCCAGCCAGCTCCAGCATTGGCTACTAACAACACAGGGGCGGCATATGAATCTGAGACAGAGCTGTCTGCTGCTGATCTGGTCTCTCCCAACATCCGTAACTGGCGCTCAAGCAGGAATTTAGTTCTGGGTTCTGAGATGACTGCCAATCAGACCCTTGAAGAACAAGATCGGGAGTGGCAGAACAGAGAGATCCCCATCCCACGCAGTATCTCCAACCCCTGTATCCAACCCCGTCCACATGCCCTGCCTTCCACCCACCCAGGGGAGAGGGGCCGGTGCCAGTTGGCCCTGTTGGAGCTCCAGGACTCCTTCAGTAAGTCGGAGGTCCACCGCCTCTTCCACAGCTCCCTCCAGGGGGGAGCCGTCAACCTGCAGGACAATGTACACACCGGGAGAAAGCACCGCTTCTACGGCTTCAACTCCTTCTATTACCACAACTGA
- the LOC120031448 gene encoding uncharacterized protein C7orf31-like isoform X1 has product MEYPLILQTFIFSIPKPTDINIAEIMITVPIPKEHPYQAHISRFALFPTFRSPDDPDTGVRAASLRPLNPLVPASAPEVTVLRKTKGGPYRHEVLEAPMTTRKKTISWPGQHGFLDHPVKGEAQTQVFYPKSQKTVFPNPTLRDWDVTLSERTANMLRNVEKSHWVTSYQLHYTGTGPTNPLRLDDFHENTIDMITGKITPYTTQLRERSHPVLLPPKPRDGRKARIRQGRHTVESTYHPPVTAPAAESHSVDQTSTQNHPAGPLGTMCGHQSHQEIKGNASTQDGHPNNSHSHSELSLFRPGAGDVSGPGPAQVSGYVFPGHHLQDQGSRCERCGEERCECQVKEAREGLHHPGPGAIDPQQSNQAPRASLEKGVVEKVTDTESSLALYSRQLPHPPLNETTEVTNENNTQREVWYEDVPSSKKQSYTASGGNPFSLSQPAPALATNNTGAAYESETELSAADLVSPNIRNWRSSRNLVLGSEMTANQTLEEQDREWQNREIPIPRSISNPCIQPRPHALPSTHPGERGRCQLALLELQDSFSKSEVHRLFHSSLQGGAVNLQDNVHTGRKHRFYGFNSFYYHN; this is encoded by the exons agaGATAATGATAACGGTTCCGATTCCAAAAGAACATCCGTATCAGGCCCACATCTCCCGCTTTGCCCTGTTCCCAACGTTCCGCTCACCAGATGACCCCGACACAGGCGTGAGAGCTGCGTCCCTACGACCTCTGAACCCTCTCGTCCCGGCCTCTGCTCCAGAGGTCACCGTGCTGAGAAAGACAAAAG GAGGTCCTTATCGTCATGAGGTACTGGAGGCACCCATGACAACCAGGAAGAAAACCATATCATGGCCAGGACAACATGGCTTCCTGGAT caccCAGTTAAGGGCGAGGCCCAGACCCAGGTATTCTACCCTAAGTCCCAGaagacagtgtttcccaaccccaCCTTGCGTGACTGGGACGTCACGCTGTCTGAACGAACAGCCAACATGCTCCGCAACGTAGAGAAGTCCCACTGGGTCACCTCCTACCAGCTTCACTACACAG GCACTGGTCCTACTAATCCATTGAGGTTGGATGACTTCCATGAGAACACCATTGACATGATCACTGGGAAGATAACTCCCTACACAACACAGCTG AGGGAGCGATCCCACCCCGTCCTGCTGCCCCCTAAACCACGAGACGGGCGCAAGGCCAGAATACGCCAGGGCCGTCATACGGTGGAGAGCACCTACCACCCTCCTGTCACTGCCCCAGCAGCAGAGTCCCACAGCGTAGACCAGACTTCCACACAGAATCACCCTGCTGGGCCTCTGGGAACTATGTGTGGTCACCAAAGTCATCAGGAGATAAAGGGGAACGCTTCTACTCAGGACGGCCATCCCAACAACAGCCACAGCCACTCAGAGCTCAGTCTATTCAGGCCTGGGGCTGGAGATGTGTCTGGGCCTGGGCCTGCTCAGGTGTCTGGGTATGTGTTCCCTGGTCACCACCTTCAAGATCAAGGCTCCAGGTGTGAGAGGTGTGGGGAGGAGAGGTGTGAGTGCCAGGTCAAGGAGGCCAGAGAAGGGCTCCATCACCCAGGGCCAGGGGCAATAGACCCCCAGCAGAGCAACCAGGCTCCCAGAGCCTCCCTGGAGAAGGGGGTGGTGGAGAaggtcacagacacagagagctCTCTGGCCTTGTACAGCCGCCAGCTGCCCCATCCTCCCCTGAATGAGACCACAGAGGTCACCAACGAGAATAACACCCAGAGAGAGGTCTGGTACGAGGACGTTCCTAGCAGCAAGAAGCAGAGCTACACAGCATCAGGGGGTAACCCGTTCAGCCTGAGCCAGCCAGCTCCAGCATTGGCTACTAACAACACAGGGGCGGCATATGAATCTGAGACAGAGCTGTCTGCTGCTGATCTGGTCTCTCCCAACATCCGTAACTGGCGCTCAAGCAGGAATTTAGTTCTGGGTTCTGAGATGACTGCCAATCAGACCCTTGAAGAACAAGATCGGGAGTGGCAGAACAGAGAGATCCCCATCCCACGCAGTATCTCCAACCCCTGTATCCAACCCCGTCCACATGCCCTGCCTTCCACCCACCCAGGGGAGAGGGGCCGGTGCCAGTTGGCCCTGTTGGAGCTCCAGGACTCCTTCAGTAAGTCGGAGGTCCACCGCCTCTTCCACAGCTCCCTCCAGGGGGGAGCCGTCAACCTGCAGGACAATGTACACACCGGGAGAAAGCACCGCTTCTACGGCTTCAACTCCTTCTATTACCACAACTGA